Proteins from a single region of Streptomyces spectabilis:
- a CDS encoding sensor histidine kinase, which produces MSWMRGVSCRLHEVRAARGDRDEPPGPPNGFALLPWLLMGMGAFSHLLQGRTPNPWIAGVGLLVFNSLYISVTFRAFDKAKRESRGTRGALLAMGLLTAGLAAGYGGNWLMFFPLFGLAVGAVVRGRRLGPVGLALSALAGAVAGLREGWDGVNIAYGTFLSTMVTAAILSLSEAVRDLRAAREELARRAVAEERLRFSRDLHDLLGHTLSVIVVKSEAARRLAPRDVDAALGQVADIESVGRQALTEIREAVTGYREASLSTELDRVRDLLDAAGVETVVRQSGPPLDPRSAALLGWVVREAATNVVRHARATRCEIEVAGAGGRTRLVITDDGRGTGATPPGSGLKGLAERLAAAGGSLESGPAPRSGFRVTAVLPTAEGEHAEAGAEAARA; this is translated from the coding sequence ATGTCCTGGATGCGCGGCGTCAGCTGCCGACTGCACGAGGTGCGCGCGGCGCGCGGCGACCGCGACGAGCCCCCCGGCCCGCCGAACGGCTTCGCGCTGCTCCCCTGGCTCCTCATGGGCATGGGCGCGTTCTCCCATCTGCTCCAGGGCAGGACCCCGAACCCGTGGATCGCGGGGGTCGGCCTGCTGGTCTTCAACTCGCTGTACATCTCGGTCACCTTCCGGGCCTTCGACAAGGCCAAGCGGGAGTCGCGCGGCACGAGGGGCGCGCTCCTGGCGATGGGCCTGCTGACCGCCGGGCTCGCCGCGGGGTACGGCGGGAACTGGCTGATGTTCTTCCCGCTGTTCGGCCTCGCCGTCGGCGCGGTGGTCCGGGGGCGCCGCCTCGGCCCGGTCGGCCTGGCCCTGAGCGCCCTCGCGGGCGCGGTCGCCGGGCTCAGGGAGGGCTGGGACGGCGTCAACATCGCGTACGGCACGTTCCTGTCGACGATGGTGACGGCGGCGATCCTGTCCCTCTCCGAGGCGGTACGCGATCTGCGCGCGGCCCGCGAGGAGCTGGCGCGGCGGGCGGTGGCGGAGGAGCGCCTGCGCTTCTCCCGCGACCTGCACGACCTGCTCGGCCACACCCTGTCGGTGATCGTGGTGAAGTCGGAGGCCGCGCGCCGTCTCGCCCCGCGCGACGTGGACGCGGCGCTCGGCCAGGTCGCGGACATCGAGTCCGTCGGCAGGCAGGCGCTCACGGAGATCCGCGAGGCCGTCACCGGCTATCGCGAGGCCTCGCTCAGCACGGAGCTGGACCGGGTGCGCGACCTGCTGGACGCCGCCGGGGTCGAGACGGTCGTACGGCAGTCGGGGCCGCCCCTCGACCCGCGCTCGGCGGCGCTGCTCGGCTGGGTGGTGCGCGAGGCGGCCACCAACGTCGTGCGGCACGCCCGGGCGACCCGGTGCGAGATCGAGGTGGCGGGCGCCGGGGGCCGGACCCGCCTGGTGATCACCGACGACGGCCGCGGCACGGGCGCGACCCCGCCCGGCAGCGGACTCAAGGGCCTGGCCGAACGCCTCGCCGCGGCGGGCGGCTCCCTGGAGTCGGGCCCGGCGCCGCGCTCCGGCTTCCGGGTCACGGCGGTGCTGCCGACCGCCGAGGGGGAGCACGCGGAGGCGGGGGCCGAAGCCGCGCGGGCGTGA
- a CDS encoding MaoC/PaaZ C-terminal domain-containing protein — translation MPIDAAKALAAEARSAAISWDHKDVQLYHLGVGAAANPDKDRPATDPDELRYTLESRLHVLPSFATVAGAGMGAMGGLSAPGIDVNLAAVLHGGQAIELHRPIPVSGTATLTSRVAAVHDKGKAAVIVLRAEAADGDGPLWASEAQLFVRGEGGFGGERGPSARLDVPERPFDRTADRPVRQDQALLYRLSGDWNPLHADPEFAKLAGFDRPILHGLCSYGMTLKAVVDTVLGGDVSRVRGYRTRFAGVVFPGETLRIGMWESAGRVQAVVTALERDGAPVLADTVVEHA, via the coding sequence ATGCCCATCGATGCCGCCAAGGCCCTGGCCGCCGAGGCCCGCAGCGCCGCGATCAGCTGGGACCACAAGGACGTGCAGCTCTACCACCTGGGTGTCGGCGCCGCCGCCAACCCCGACAAGGACCGCCCCGCCACCGACCCGGACGAGCTGCGCTACACGCTGGAGTCCCGGCTGCACGTGCTGCCCAGCTTCGCCACCGTCGCGGGCGCGGGCATGGGCGCCATGGGCGGGCTCTCCGCCCCCGGCATCGACGTGAACCTCGCCGCCGTCCTGCACGGCGGCCAGGCCATCGAGCTGCACCGCCCCATCCCGGTGAGCGGCACGGCCACCCTGACGTCCCGCGTCGCGGCCGTCCACGACAAGGGCAAGGCCGCCGTGATCGTCCTGCGCGCCGAGGCGGCCGACGGCGACGGGCCGCTGTGGGCGAGCGAGGCACAGCTCTTCGTCCGCGGCGAGGGCGGCTTCGGCGGCGAGCGCGGCCCGTCGGCGCGGCTCGACGTGCCGGAGCGGCCCTTCGACCGGACCGCCGACCGTCCCGTCCGGCAGGACCAGGCGCTGCTCTACCGCCTGTCCGGCGACTGGAACCCGCTGCACGCCGACCCCGAGTTCGCCAAGCTCGCGGGCTTCGACCGGCCGATCCTGCACGGCCTGTGCTCGTACGGGATGACGCTCAAGGCCGTCGTGGACACCGTGCTCGGCGGCGACGTGTCGCGGGTGCGCGGCTACCGCACCCGCTTCGCCGGGGTCGTCTTCCCCGGCGAGACCCTGCGCATCGGCATGTGGGAGTCGGCGGGGCGGGTCCAGGCGGTCGTCACGGCCCTGGAGCGGGACGGGGCGCCGGTGCTCGCCGACACCGTCGTGGAGCACGCCTGA
- a CDS encoding lytic polysaccharide monooxygenase auxiliary activity family 9 protein — protein MNSKRKLAMGLGAACAPLLVFASVTPASTHGYISSPPSRQAQCAANTVPCGEIKWEPQSVEGPKGLRSCSGGNARFAELDNDSKGWKVSDVNSSQQFTWRLTAPHRTSTWQYFVDGRKVTEINDGGRQPPTTVTHTVDFGGITGRHKMLAVWNIYDTANAFYACVDINIRG, from the coding sequence ATGAACAGCAAACGGAAGCTGGCCATGGGCCTCGGCGCGGCGTGTGCCCCCCTCCTCGTCTTCGCCTCCGTCACCCCGGCCAGCACCCACGGCTACATCAGCTCGCCGCCGAGCCGTCAGGCCCAGTGCGCGGCCAACACCGTCCCGTGCGGCGAGATCAAGTGGGAGCCGCAGAGCGTCGAGGGCCCCAAGGGCCTGCGCAGCTGCAGCGGCGGCAACGCCCGGTTCGCCGAGCTCGACAACGACAGCAAGGGCTGGAAGGTCTCCGACGTCAACTCCTCGCAGCAGTTCACCTGGCGCCTCACGGCGCCTCACCGCACCAGCACCTGGCAGTACTTCGTCGACGGCCGCAAGGTCACGGAGATCAACGACGGCGGCCGCCAGCCGCCCACGACCGTGACGCACACCGTCGACTTCGGCGGCATCACGGGCCGGCACAAGATGCTCGCGGTCTGGAACATCTACGACACCGCCAACGCGTTCTACGCCTGCGTCGACATCAACATCAGGGGCTGA
- a CDS encoding Zn-dependent alcohol dehydrogenase has protein sequence MRAAVLHETGQDKLDVLDDVEAVGFGPGKARVRVRATGLCHSDVSAMNGVLPQPAPFVPGHEGAGEVLDVGDGVTNVKRGDRVLVCWLPACGRCPACRRGQTELCLAGFMNAGTPNFKRPQGDVFGFAGTGTFAEEVVVDAACAVPIPDDVPFDIAALIGCGVTTGLGAALNTADVAAGSSVAVIGCGGVGVSVIQGARLKGAAHIVAVDPVAARRDLALRFGASEAVAPDALGDAKQRATAGEGFDYVFEVVGKSATARAAYEATRRGGTLCVVGAGAMDDQVQFNMFELFFDEKRILPSLYGGGDVLRSYERAIALWRAGRVDLEGMITHRVQLAEINEALEQMRTGAALRTCIEI, from the coding sequence ATGCGCGCAGCCGTACTGCACGAGACAGGCCAGGACAAGCTCGACGTGCTCGACGACGTCGAGGCGGTGGGCTTCGGCCCCGGGAAGGCGCGCGTCCGCGTCCGGGCCACGGGCCTGTGCCACTCCGACGTGTCCGCGATGAACGGGGTGCTGCCGCAGCCCGCCCCGTTCGTCCCGGGACACGAGGGCGCGGGCGAGGTCCTCGACGTCGGCGACGGCGTCACGAACGTCAAGCGGGGCGACCGCGTCCTGGTGTGCTGGCTCCCCGCCTGCGGCCGCTGCCCGGCCTGCAGGCGCGGGCAGACCGAGCTGTGCCTCGCCGGGTTCATGAACGCGGGCACGCCCAACTTCAAGCGCCCCCAGGGCGACGTCTTCGGCTTCGCGGGCACCGGCACGTTCGCCGAGGAGGTCGTGGTCGACGCGGCCTGCGCGGTGCCGATCCCGGACGACGTGCCCTTCGACATCGCGGCGCTCATCGGCTGCGGCGTCACCACCGGGCTCGGCGCGGCCCTCAACACCGCCGACGTGGCCGCCGGTTCGTCCGTCGCCGTCATCGGCTGCGGCGGCGTCGGCGTCTCGGTGATCCAGGGCGCGCGCCTCAAGGGCGCGGCCCACATCGTCGCCGTCGACCCCGTGGCGGCCCGGCGCGACCTTGCGCTGCGGTTCGGCGCGAGCGAGGCGGTGGCGCCCGACGCCCTCGGCGACGCCAAGCAGCGGGCGACGGCGGGCGAGGGCTTCGACTACGTCTTCGAGGTCGTCGGCAAGTCCGCGACGGCCCGCGCCGCGTACGAGGCGACCCGGCGCGGCGGCACCCTGTGCGTGGTCGGCGCGGGCGCCATGGACGACCAGGTCCAGTTCAACATGTTCGAGCTGTTCTTCGACGAGAAGCGCATCCTGCCGTCCCTGTACGGCGGCGGGGACGTGCTGCGGTCGTACGAGCGGGCCATCGCCCTGTGGCGCGCCGGGCGCGTCGACCTGGAAGGCATGATCACGCACCGGGTGCAGCTCGCGGAGATCAACGAGGCCCTGGAGCAGATGCGCACGGGCGCCGCCCTGCGGACCTGCATAGAGATCTGA